From the genome of Candidatus Methylopumilus turicensis, one region includes:
- the bamE gene encoding outer membrane protein assembly factor BamE domain-containing protein, translating into MKVIAMRYLVLLLAVLSASCTSTLPSLKPYHLDVQQGNVVTSKMMLQLKPGMTKSQVRYVMGTPLLQDSFHQDRWDYLYQMNKGGNVIERRRVILEFKNDGLAAVRGDVIAAGSPGAENAPMATIDEVKTAKSDKTLLAEDAKSSWIDRFKFWKDDEKTEVVKTEAVKTEVVKTEGSVVKQKPVTPTLESVAKADAVVSHAPEIVKPTQAQQPEAKDSSLGQVAIVEATPQQRLTETSPTLGDKAPPQGAMNEAMPVDAKAEITIMVNAWAQAWRTKNVGAYLAFYSDRFVPEGASRKTWLAQRKQRIAGQSGVIQLTLENIKVDLNANSARVEFLQHYSSGKFADHVTKVLSLSREQNQWLIVRESLAAKASKVEANDGAQVVEVFKLRDVTADEKSEAMPEKMMQESARKALEPAVPAKPEPVKAAPAIVPAPKEVKPVTTDLAPAKSEAAKAELNKSKALPPEDAPGYFERMLEKIGF; encoded by the coding sequence ATGAAAGTCATTGCGATGCGTTACTTAGTTTTACTGCTTGCTGTTCTGAGTGCTTCTTGCACATCTACCTTACCATCGTTAAAGCCCTATCATTTAGATGTTCAGCAAGGAAATGTGGTGACCTCAAAAATGATGTTACAACTTAAACCTGGTATGACGAAATCGCAGGTGCGCTATGTGATGGGCACCCCCCTACTGCAAGATAGTTTTCATCAAGATCGCTGGGATTACCTTTATCAAATGAATAAGGGTGGTAACGTCATTGAGCGTCGTCGTGTGATTTTGGAATTTAAGAATGACGGCTTAGCGGCAGTGCGTGGTGATGTCATCGCGGCTGGTTCACCAGGCGCAGAAAATGCACCTATGGCGACGATTGATGAGGTGAAAACGGCGAAAAGTGATAAAACGCTCTTAGCCGAAGATGCTAAATCGAGTTGGATTGATCGCTTCAAGTTCTGGAAAGATGACGAAAAAACAGAAGTGGTAAAGACAGAAGCAGTCAAAACAGAAGTAGTCAAAACAGAAGGCTCAGTGGTTAAGCAAAAACCAGTGACACCAACACTCGAATCGGTTGCTAAGGCGGATGCTGTTGTGAGTCATGCACCTGAAATCGTCAAGCCTACTCAAGCGCAACAGCCTGAAGCAAAGGATTCATCGCTTGGTCAGGTGGCGATTGTTGAAGCTACTCCTCAGCAGCGATTGACTGAAACCTCACCAACGCTAGGCGATAAAGCGCCACCTCAAGGTGCAATGAATGAGGCGATGCCTGTCGATGCGAAAGCAGAGATCACCATAATGGTGAATGCTTGGGCGCAAGCCTGGCGCACTAAAAATGTGGGTGCTTATTTGGCATTTTATTCAGATCGATTTGTGCCCGAGGGGGCTAGCCGTAAAACATGGTTGGCTCAGCGCAAGCAACGCATTGCTGGGCAGTCTGGTGTCATTCAATTAACACTTGAAAATATTAAGGTTGATCTGAATGCCAACTCTGCGCGTGTTGAGTTTTTGCAACACTATTCGAGTGGAAAGTTTGCCGATCATGTGACCAAAGTATTGAGTTTGAGCCGAGAGCAAAATCAATGGCTGATTGTTAGAGAATCTCTCGCAGCTAAGGCTTCAAAAGTCGAAGCGAATGATGGAGCGCAAGTGGTAGAGGTATTTAAGTTGCGAGATGTAACGGCTGATGAAAAATCAGAAGCGATGCCAGAGAAGATGATGCAGGAGTCGGCGAGAAAGGCGCTTGAGCCGGCAGTCCCAGCGAAGCCTGAGCCCGTGAAAGCAGCGCCAGCCATTGTGCCAGCGCCCAAAGAAGTTAAGCCTGTTACGACTGACTTGGCGCCAGCTAAATCAGAAGCTGCTAAAGCTGAGTTGAACAAATCGAAGGCTCTGCCGCCAGAAGATGCGCCAGGTTATTTTGAGCGCATGCTCGAAAAAATTGGGTTCTAA
- a CDS encoding RlmE family RNA methyltransferase: MKRTKTSKAWMQEHVNDPYVKLAQKDGYRARAAYKLIEIDDKDRLIKPGMVVVDLGSTPGSWSQVAIQRLKNNGRVIALDLLPMVGIPCVEFIQGDFREDEILEQLEEKLNGQQIDLVISDMAPNISGISSVDQPNAVYLTELAVEFSLKWLKPEGNFLVKVFVGSGFEEIVKIMRENFEKVVTRKPKASRDRSTEVYLLGLKRKANNIE, encoded by the coding sequence ATGAAAAGAACCAAAACCAGTAAAGCTTGGATGCAAGAGCATGTGAATGACCCTTACGTGAAGCTTGCACAAAAAGATGGCTATCGTGCGCGAGCAGCATACAAGTTGATAGAGATAGATGATAAAGATAGGTTGATTAAGCCTGGCATGGTCGTTGTTGATTTGGGTTCAACACCAGGGAGTTGGTCTCAGGTTGCGATTCAGCGTCTGAAAAACAATGGACGTGTCATTGCTTTGGATTTGTTGCCCATGGTGGGGATTCCTTGCGTTGAGTTTATTCAAGGGGATTTTCGTGAGGACGAAATCCTTGAGCAGTTAGAGGAAAAATTGAATGGTCAACAAATTGACCTTGTAATTTCTGATATGGCCCCCAATATAAGTGGCATTAGTTCGGTGGACCAACCGAACGCTGTTTATTTAACCGAATTAGCCGTGGAGTTCAGTCTTAAATGGTTGAAACCGGAAGGCAATTTTTTAGTCAAGGTGTTCGTAGGCTCAGGTTTTGAAGAAATTGTAAAAATTATGCGCGAGAACTTTGAAAAGGTTGTCACAAGAAAACCTAAGGCCTCACGTGATCGAAGTACAGAGGTTTACTTGCTGGGTTTGAAACGAAAAGCTAACAATATTGAATAA
- the greA gene encoding transcription elongation factor GreA: MNQIPVTVKGAELLKAELQRLRSVDRPAVIEAIAEARAQGDLSENAEYEAAKEKQSFIEGRLAEIEAKLSNAMVIDPKTLNAEGRCVFGATIDVEDLDTGDTATYQIVGDDEADIKSGKISISSPISRALIGKSAGDVAEVVAPNGIRSYEVLNVQYI; encoded by the coding sequence ATGAATCAAATTCCAGTCACAGTCAAAGGCGCAGAACTCTTAAAGGCTGAGCTTCAACGCTTAAGAAGTGTCGATCGCCCTGCCGTGATTGAGGCCATTGCCGAAGCACGCGCTCAAGGTGACTTGTCTGAGAATGCAGAATACGAAGCTGCCAAAGAAAAACAAAGTTTTATTGAAGGTCGACTTGCTGAAATTGAAGCAAAACTTTCAAATGCAATGGTGATTGATCCTAAAACGCTCAACGCAGAAGGACGCTGTGTGTTTGGTGCAACAATTGATGTAGAGGATTTGGATACTGGTGATACCGCAACCTACCAAATTGTAGGGGATGACGAAGCGGATATTAAGTCTGGCAAAATTTCGATTAGCTCACCAATTTCACGTGCGTTAATAGGCAAGTCAGCAGGTGATGTTGCAGAAGTCGTTGCCCCTAACGGCATCCGATCTTATGAAGTGTTGAATGTGCAATATATTTAG
- a CDS encoding DUF4149 domain-containing protein, giving the protein MKQFADKLALISITLWVGSLWAIGYIAAPTLFYHLPDRLVAGSLAAEMFTIVAFIGMACGAYLLLNRLTKFGGLAFKQGFFWAVFFMLLLTLAGHFGIAPIIAQLKADALPSDVMHSVFANRFEAWHGIASIAYAIQSFLGLVLVLKATR; this is encoded by the coding sequence ATGAAACAATTTGCAGACAAGTTAGCATTAATTTCAATTACCCTTTGGGTGGGCTCATTGTGGGCTATTGGTTATATTGCAGCGCCAACATTGTTTTATCATCTGCCTGATCGCCTAGTGGCAGGTAGTTTAGCTGCGGAAATGTTTACGATTGTTGCCTTTATTGGCATGGCTTGTGGTGCTTATTTATTACTGAATCGATTGACTAAGTTCGGTGGCCTCGCCTTTAAACAGGGTTTCTTTTGGGCCGTGTTCTTTATGCTCTTGCTCACGTTGGCAGGACATTTTGGTATCGCACCAATTATTGCTCAGTTAAAAGCTGATGCATTGCCATCGGATGTGATGCACAGTGTGTTTGCTAATCGCTTTGAAGCTTGGCATGGCATTGCCAGTATTGCTTATGCGATTCAAAGCTTTTTGGGTTTGGTGTTGGTATTAAAAGCGACCCGGTAA
- the fur gene encoding ferric iron uptake transcriptional regulator, giving the protein MMNTREPDELKNAGLKATLPRLKVLSLFEKSKERHMSAEDVYKILLSTGDDVGLATVYRVLTQFEQAGLLVRHHFEGGKAVFELNHGEHHDHIVCMQCGRVEEFCDENIEALQHKAAEERGFKINEHSLYIYADCTKNPCPHQ; this is encoded by the coding sequence ATGATGAATACACGTGAACCTGATGAACTAAAAAATGCCGGATTGAAAGCTACGTTGCCAAGATTAAAAGTCTTGAGTTTGTTTGAAAAAAGCAAAGAGCGGCATATGTCGGCCGAGGATGTATACAAAATTTTACTAAGCACAGGTGACGACGTTGGCTTAGCTACGGTCTACCGCGTGCTGACACAATTTGAACAAGCAGGCTTACTAGTGCGGCACCATTTTGAAGGCGGTAAAGCCGTTTTTGAACTTAATCACGGCGAGCATCACGACCATATTGTGTGTATGCAATGCGGTCGGGTTGAAGAATTTTGTGATGAAAATATCGAAGCCTTACAACACAAAGCCGCTGAAGAGCGCGGCTTTAAGATTAACGAACATTCACTTTATATCTACGCAGATTGCACCAAAAACCCTTGTCCGCATCAATAA
- a CDS encoding YhbY family RNA-binding protein — MVGNNGLTDSVLQEIENSLNAHELIKIKVFGDDREARVAMLEEICEKTGAVKVHHIGKQLVIYRQGEPAKIVIPK; from the coding sequence ATGGTTGGCAATAATGGCCTGACAGACAGCGTTTTGCAAGAAATTGAAAACAGCCTAAATGCCCACGAGCTGATCAAAATCAAAGTATTTGGTGATGACAGAGAAGCACGTGTTGCCATGCTAGAAGAAATCTGTGAAAAGACTGGCGCCGTTAAAGTCCATCATATCGGCAAACAATTGGTTATTTACCGCCAAGGTGAACCTGCAAAAATCGTTATTCCTAAGTAA
- the ftsH gene encoding ATP-dependent zinc metalloprotease FtsH gives MNNTVKQIAIWVIIAIIMMSVFNQFANKNGADNQIVYSQFINEVKQGHVAKVTIEGRVLRGEMNDGKKFNSYAPYDPGMMGDLLSNNIRVEAKPEQEQSLLMSILLNWGPMLLLIAVWIFFMRQMQGGGKGGAFSFGKSKARQLDEASNQTTFADVAGCDEAKEEVFELVEFLRDPGKFQKLGGRIPRGVLMVGPPGTGKTLLAKAIAGEAKVPFFTISGSDFVEMFVGVGAARVRDMFEQAKKAAPCIIFIDEIDAVGRHRGAGTGGGNDEREQTLNQMLVEMDGFEPNSGVIVIAATNRADVLDKALLRPGRFDRQVMVGLPDIRGREQILLVHMRKVPIDADVKADILARGTPGFSGADLANLVNEAALFAARRNKRTVDMSDFEDAKDKIFMGPERTSMVMREEERRNTAYHESGHAVVAELLPKADPVHKVTIMPRGWALGLTWQLPEFDRISNYRDKMLEEISILFGGRIAEEIFMHQMSTGASNDFERATKLARDMVTRYGMSDALGTMVYAGSEQDSMFGSMSSKTVSEATQQKVDAEIRRILDEQYAIARQLLESNRDKVEAMAAALLEWETIDADQIGDIMAGLPPRAPKPSQSSNKAAKSDSGTTGSQPTVAPQPAAKN, from the coding sequence TTGAATAACACAGTCAAACAAATCGCGATATGGGTGATTATTGCCATCATCATGATGTCTGTATTTAACCAATTTGCTAACAAAAATGGTGCAGATAATCAGATTGTTTACTCACAGTTCATTAATGAAGTGAAGCAAGGTCACGTCGCTAAAGTGACGATTGAAGGTCGCGTTTTACGAGGTGAAATGAATGATGGTAAAAAATTCAACTCATATGCGCCTTATGACCCGGGCATGATGGGTGATTTGCTCAGTAACAACATCAGAGTTGAAGCGAAGCCAGAGCAAGAGCAATCATTATTAATGAGCATCTTGCTCAATTGGGGCCCGATGTTGCTGTTGATTGCTGTTTGGATATTCTTCATGCGCCAAATGCAAGGCGGTGGTAAGGGTGGCGCATTTTCGTTTGGTAAGAGCAAAGCCCGTCAGTTAGATGAAGCTTCTAATCAAACCACTTTTGCCGACGTGGCAGGCTGTGATGAAGCCAAAGAAGAAGTATTTGAATTGGTCGAGTTTTTGCGCGATCCAGGTAAATTTCAAAAACTAGGTGGTCGTATTCCGCGTGGTGTGTTGATGGTTGGCCCTCCGGGCACTGGTAAAACCTTGCTTGCTAAAGCAATTGCAGGTGAAGCTAAAGTGCCTTTTTTCACCATCTCTGGTTCTGATTTTGTTGAAATGTTTGTGGGTGTGGGTGCTGCGCGTGTGCGAGATATGTTTGAACAAGCTAAAAAAGCGGCGCCATGCATTATCTTCATTGATGAAATCGATGCCGTCGGTCGCCATCGCGGTGCAGGTACAGGTGGTGGTAATGATGAGCGCGAGCAAACGCTTAACCAAATGCTCGTCGAGATGGATGGCTTTGAGCCTAATTCAGGCGTGATTGTCATCGCCGCAACTAACCGAGCTGACGTATTGGATAAAGCGCTTCTACGTCCAGGTCGTTTTGACCGTCAAGTCATGGTCGGTTTGCCGGACATCCGTGGTCGCGAACAAATTCTGTTAGTGCACATGCGTAAAGTGCCGATTGATGCCGATGTTAAGGCGGATATTCTTGCGCGTGGCACACCTGGCTTTTCAGGTGCTGATTTAGCTAACTTAGTGAATGAGGCGGCGCTTTTTGCTGCACGACGTAATAAACGCACCGTCGATATGTCTGATTTCGAAGATGCCAAAGATAAAATCTTCATGGGTCCAGAGCGTACCTCTATGGTGATGCGTGAAGAAGAGCGTCGTAATACCGCTTATCACGAGTCAGGTCATGCTGTTGTGGCCGAGTTGCTACCCAAGGCTGACCCGGTGCATAAAGTCACCATCATGCCGCGTGGTTGGGCGCTTGGTTTAACTTGGCAATTACCCGAGTTTGACCGCATCAGTAACTATCGCGACAAAATGCTAGAAGAGATTTCGATTTTGTTTGGTGGTCGTATCGCTGAAGAGATTTTCATGCATCAAATGTCAACCGGCGCTTCAAACGACTTTGAACGTGCAACTAAGTTAGCACGTGACATGGTCACGCGTTACGGCATGTCGGATGCACTTGGTACCATGGTGTATGCAGGGAGTGAACAAGATTCAATGTTCGGTAGCATGTCATCTAAAACCGTTTCTGAAGCGACGCAACAAAAAGTGGACGCTGAAATTCGTCGCATTCTAGATGAGCAGTATGCGATTGCGAGACAATTGCTAGAGTCCAATCGAGACAAGGTTGAAGCAATGGCTGCCGCGCTACTTGAATGGGAAACCATCGATGCAGATCAAATTGGCGACATCATGGCAGGCCTGCCACCAAGAGCACCTAAGCCTAGCCAATCAAGCAACAAGGCGGCTAAGAGCGATAGCGGCACAACAGGCAGTCAGCCAACTGTCGCGCCACAACCTGCAGCTAAAAACTAA
- the carA gene encoding glutamine-hydrolyzing carbamoyl-phosphate synthase small subunit, translating to MLVLADGTVFRGISIGAPGQTVGEVVFNTSMTGYQEILTDPSYTKQIVTLTYPHIGNTGVNSEDVESGQVYASGLIIRDLPLVHSNWRSEQSLSDYLVANNVVAIADIDTRKLTRILREKGAQAGCIIAGAVSEAEALAQAKAFPGLSGMDLAKVVSVKESYAFAEGEWDLVSGYAKPSNPAFHVVAFDYGVKRNILRMLTSRGCKVTVLPAQATAEQALALKPDGVFLSNGPGDPQPCDYAISAIKTIVDKGVPTFGICLGHQLLALASGAKTLKMKFGHHGANHPVQDVDDKRVFITSQNHGFAVDADSLPANLRTTHVSLFDGSLQGIARTDKPAFSFQGHPEANPGPTEMSYLFDRFVESMKQHKQ from the coding sequence ATGTTAGTACTTGCTGATGGGACAGTGTTTCGTGGTATTTCAATTGGCGCTCCCGGCCAAACCGTTGGTGAGGTGGTGTTCAATACCTCAATGACTGGTTATCAAGAAATCCTCACAGACCCATCTTATACCAAACAAATCGTTACCTTGACTTACCCGCACATCGGCAACACAGGTGTGAACTCTGAAGACGTTGAATCAGGTCAGGTTTATGCAAGCGGTTTAATTATTCGTGATTTGCCATTAGTGCATAGCAATTGGCGTAGCGAACAATCTCTTTCTGATTATTTGGTTGCCAACAATGTGGTGGCAATTGCAGATATCGACACGCGTAAACTTACTCGCATCCTTAGGGAAAAAGGCGCGCAAGCTGGCTGCATTATCGCTGGCGCGGTCAGTGAGGCTGAAGCTTTGGCGCAAGCAAAAGCTTTCCCCGGTTTGTCAGGCATGGACTTGGCGAAAGTGGTGAGCGTTAAAGAGTCTTATGCGTTTGCTGAAGGTGAATGGGATTTGGTTTCTGGCTATGCAAAACCAAGCAATCCAGCTTTTCATGTAGTCGCATTTGATTACGGCGTTAAACGCAACATTCTTCGCATGTTGACTTCGCGCGGTTGTAAAGTGACTGTATTGCCAGCGCAAGCAACCGCTGAGCAAGCTTTGGCATTGAAGCCGGACGGTGTGTTTTTATCAAATGGTCCTGGCGACCCACAACCATGTGACTATGCAATTTCCGCGATTAAAACCATTGTTGATAAAGGCGTGCCAACATTTGGTATTTGTCTAGGTCATCAATTGTTAGCCTTAGCTTCTGGCGCAAAAACACTCAAAATGAAATTCGGACATCACGGCGCCAATCATCCTGTCCAAGATGTTGATGACAAGCGCGTATTTATTACCAGTCAAAACCACGGTTTTGCGGTCGACGCTGACAGTTTGCCAGCTAATTTGCGCACAACGCATGTGTCGCTTTTTGACGGTAGTTTGCAAGGCATTGCTCGCACTGATAAGCCTGCGTTTAGTTTCCAAGGTCACCCTGAAGCGAACCCTGGCCCAACTGAAATGAGTTATTTGTTCGATCGATTTGTCGAATCCATGAAACAGCACAAGCAATAA
- the dapB gene encoding 4-hydroxy-tetrahydrodipicolinate reductase: MLKVVIAGCSGRMGYALLEGVFADNELVLHGALDRADSPQIGRDAGEQFGKKTGVLISHDVDAALKDADVLVDFTRPEPSLVYLAACQKSGVNMVIGTTGFTSEQKALIANAAKDISVVFAPNMSVGVTLLINLVQAAAKVLSEGYDIEVIEAHHRHKVDAPSGTALRLGEAAASALGRNLEECVIYGREGVTGERDPSTIGFATVRGGDVVGDHTVLFAGIGERVELTHKASSRATFALGALRAGKFIQGKKSGLFDMQDVLGLK, from the coding sequence ATGTTAAAAGTAGTGATTGCAGGTTGTTCTGGCCGCATGGGTTATGCACTTTTAGAAGGCGTTTTCGCGGATAATGAGTTGGTGTTGCATGGCGCTTTAGATCGCGCAGATAGCCCTCAAATCGGCCGCGATGCGGGCGAGCAGTTTGGCAAAAAAACAGGGGTATTGATTAGTCATGATGTCGATGCGGCCCTAAAAGATGCTGATGTGCTGGTGGACTTTACCCGCCCAGAGCCTAGCTTGGTTTATTTGGCTGCTTGCCAAAAATCAGGCGTCAATATGGTGATTGGCACAACGGGTTTTACTTCTGAACAGAAAGCGTTGATTGCGAATGCGGCTAAAGATATTTCGGTAGTTTTTGCGCCGAACATGAGTGTTGGCGTGACCTTGTTGATTAATCTTGTGCAGGCTGCGGCAAAAGTGCTTAGTGAAGGCTACGATATTGAAGTGATTGAAGCGCATCATCGCCATAAAGTGGATGCGCCATCTGGCACGGCCCTACGATTGGGTGAGGCGGCGGCAAGTGCTTTGGGTCGCAATTTAGAAGAGTGTGTGATTTATGGCCGAGAGGGCGTGACGGGTGAGCGCGACCCAAGTACGATTGGTTTTGCAACGGTGCGTGGCGGCGATGTGGTGGGTGATCATACGGTGCTATTTGCTGGTATTGGTGAGCGTGTGGAGTTGACGCACAAGGCAAGTAGCCGAGCAACGTTTGCCCTTGGGGCTTTGCGCGCCGGCAAATTTATACAAGGTAAAAAATCAGGCCTGTTTGATATGCAAGATGTCTTGGGTTTGAAGTGA
- the carB gene encoding carbamoyl-phosphate synthase large subunit — protein MAKRTDIKSILIIGAGPIVIGQACEFDYSGAQACKALREEGYRVILVNSNPATIMTDPEMADATYIEPVTWQVVEKIIAKERPDALLPTMGGQTALNCALDLDKHGVLKKYNVELIGASKHAIDKAEDRQKFKEAMTKIGLGSARSSMAHSLEEALQVQASVGYPAIIRPSFTMGGSGGGIAYNREEFVTICERGLEASPTKELLIEESLLGWKEYEMEVVRDTKDNCIIICSIENLDPMGVHTGDSITVAPAQTLTDKEYQIMRNASLAVLREIGVDTGGSNVQFAINPEDGRMIVIEMNPRVSRSSALASKATGFPIAKVAAKLAVGFTLDELKNEITGGATPASFEPSIDYVVTKIPRFAFEKFPQADSRLTTQMKSVGEVMAIGRTFQESFQKALRGLEVGVDGLDEKTLDIDQIQKELGEPGPERIWYVGDAFRAGMTVAQVHDHSKIDHWFLVQIEDIIKREMALKGRHLADLDKDALFQLKRRGFSDRRLAYLLGTDQHAVRAYRQALNVRPVYKRVDTCAAEFATNTAYMYSTYEEECEAKPNDKKKIMVLGGGPNRIGQGIEFDYCCVHAAFAMREDGYETIMVNCNPETVSTDYDTSDRLYFEPLTLEDVLEVVAIEKPVGVIVQYGGQTPLKLARDLEKAGVPIIGTSPDAIDRAEDRERFQQMLQALGLKQPPNRTARTPDEALRSAQEIGYPLVVRPSYVLGGRAMEIVHEQAQLERYMREAVKVSNESPVLLDRFLNDALEVDVDALCDGDDVIIGGIMEHVEQAGVHSGDSACSLPPYSLSTKLQDELRVQTVQMAKALGVVGLMNVQFAIQGETVYVLEVNPRASRTVPFVSKACGLQLAKIAARCMTGVKLKDQGVTKEIVPPYYSVKEAVFPFIKFPGVDTILGPEMKSTGEVMGIGSTFAEAFVKSQLGSGDVLPKGGKAFISVRREDRERVVEIAQALANLGFQLLATRGTAGALVEAGLHVTPVNKVAEGRPHIVDMIKNNEINFIVNVTEDKRAVHDSYAIRRNALQQKVTYYTTLAGAKAACMGMGYMQELEVQSLQELHKTLT, from the coding sequence ATGGCAAAACGTACAGACATTAAAAGTATTTTGATTATTGGCGCTGGCCCGATTGTAATTGGTCAGGCGTGCGAGTTCGATTATTCAGGTGCGCAAGCATGTAAGGCGCTGCGTGAAGAAGGTTACCGCGTTATTTTGGTAAATTCTAATCCAGCGACCATCATGACTGACCCTGAAATGGCGGATGCAACCTATATCGAGCCAGTGACTTGGCAAGTGGTTGAGAAAATTATCGCTAAAGAGCGTCCAGATGCTTTGTTGCCAACGATGGGTGGTCAAACGGCTTTGAACTGTGCTTTGGACTTGGACAAGCATGGCGTTCTGAAAAAATATAATGTTGAGTTGATTGGTGCGAGCAAGCACGCGATTGATAAAGCAGAAGATAGACAAAAATTTAAAGAAGCGATGACCAAGATTGGTCTTGGTTCAGCACGTTCTTCAATGGCGCATAGCCTAGAAGAAGCATTGCAAGTGCAAGCTAGCGTTGGTTATCCGGCAATTATTCGTCCATCATTCACTATGGGTGGTAGCGGTGGTGGTATTGCTTATAACCGTGAAGAGTTTGTGACAATTTGCGAGCGTGGTCTCGAAGCTTCGCCAACTAAAGAGTTGCTGATTGAAGAGTCTCTACTAGGTTGGAAAGAGTATGAAATGGAAGTGGTGCGTGACACCAAAGATAATTGCATCATTATCTGCTCAATCGAAAACTTAGATCCAATGGGTGTTCATACTGGCGACTCTATCACTGTTGCACCAGCACAAACGTTGACGGATAAAGAGTATCAAATCATGCGTAATGCATCGCTTGCGGTGCTGCGTGAAATCGGCGTGGACACTGGTGGTTCAAACGTACAGTTTGCGATTAATCCAGAAGATGGTCGTATGATTGTCATTGAGATGAACCCACGTGTATCACGTTCATCAGCATTGGCTTCAAAAGCGACTGGTTTCCCAATTGCAAAAGTAGCGGCGAAATTAGCTGTGGGCTTTACATTGGATGAACTTAAGAATGAAATTACTGGTGGTGCAACCCCAGCATCATTTGAGCCATCAATTGACTATGTCGTCACTAAAATCCCACGTTTTGCATTCGAAAAATTCCCGCAAGCCGATTCACGCTTAACGACACAAATGAAATCTGTAGGTGAAGTCATGGCCATTGGCCGTACTTTCCAAGAGTCATTCCAAAAAGCATTGCGCGGCTTAGAAGTCGGCGTAGATGGCTTAGATGAAAAAACTTTAGATATTGACCAAATTCAAAAAGAACTTGGTGAGCCTGGCCCTGAGCGTATTTGGTATGTGGGCGACGCTTTCCGTGCTGGCATGACCGTAGCGCAAGTACATGACCATTCTAAAATTGATCATTGGTTCTTGGTGCAAATCGAAGACATCATCAAACGTGAAATGGCATTAAAAGGCCGTCACTTAGCAGATTTGGACAAAGATGCGTTGTTCCAATTAAAACGTCGTGGTTTTTCAGACCGTCGTTTAGCTTATCTATTGGGTACGGATCAACATGCAGTGCGTGCATACCGCCAAGCACTCAATGTGCGTCCTGTTTACAAGCGCGTGGATACTTGCGCGGCTGAATTTGCGACCAATACTGCTTACATGTACTCCACTTATGAAGAAGAGTGCGAAGCAAAGCCTAACGATAAAAAGAAAATCATGGTATTGGGCGGTGGTCCAAACCGTATCGGTCAAGGGATTGAGTTCGACTATTGCTGCGTACATGCAGCATTCGCGATGCGCGAAGATGGTTATGAAACCATTATGGTGAACTGTAATCCTGAAACTGTTTCAACAGATTACGATACTTCTGACCGCCTTTATTTTGAGCCGCTTACATTGGAAGATGTGCTTGAAGTCGTAGCCATTGAAAAGCCAGTTGGTGTGATTGTGCAATATGGCGGTCAAACACCACTTAAATTGGCGCGCGATTTAGAAAAAGCGGGTGTGCCGATCATTGGTACCTCACCAGATGCGATTGACCGTGCCGAAGACCGTGAACGGTTCCAACAAATGTTGCAAGCGTTAGGCCTGAAACAGCCACCTAACCGCACAGCCAGAACGCCAGACGAAGCATTGCGATCAGCACAAGAAATTGGCTATCCATTAGTGGTACGGCCTTCGTATGTGCTTGGTGGTCGTGCGATGGAAATCGTGCATGAGCAAGCGCAACTTGAGCGCTACATGCGCGAAGCGGTAAAAGTATCAAATGAATCGCCCGTGCTGTTAGACCGTTTCTTAAACGATGCGCTTGAAGTAGACGTTGATGCCTTGTGTGATGGCGATGATGTGATTATCGGCGGCATCATGGAGCACGTTGAACAAGCCGGCGTTCACTCTGGTGACTCCGCATGTTCATTGCCTCCTTACAGTTTATCTACAAAGCTTCAAGACGAATTGCGTGTGCAAACAGTACAAATGGCCAAAGCGCTGGGCGTAGTTGGCCTGATGAACGTCCAGTTCGCGATTCAAGGTGAAACGGTTTATGTGCTCGAAGTGAACCCTCGTGCATCACGTACAGTGCCTTTCGTTTCCAAAGCATGTGGCTTGCAATTAGCCAAAATCGCAGCACGTTGTATGACAGGCGTAAAACTAAAAGATCAAGGCGTCACCAAAGAAATCGTACCGCCTTATTATTCTGTCAAAGAGGCCGTATTCCCATTTATTAAATTCCCAGGCGTGGATACGATTCTTGGCCCGGAAATGAAATCAACCGGTGAGGTCATGGGAATTGGCAGTACCTTCGCTGAAGCGTTTGTGAAGTCACAACTAGGTTCAGGCGATGTATTACCTAAAGGTGGAAAAGCCTTTATCAGTGTGCGTCGTGAAGACCGTGAGCGCGTAGTAGAAATTGCACAAGCTTTAGCGAATTTGGGTTTTCAATTGCTCGCAACACGCGGTACAGCCGGTGCGCTGGTTGAGGCTGGCTTACATGTAACGCCAGTGAATAAAGTAGCGGAAGGCCGTCCACATATTGTAGACATGATCAAAAACAATGAAATTAACTTTATTGTTAACGTGACAGAAGACAAGCGTGCAGTGCATGACTCCTACGCTATTCGTCGCAATGCCCTACAACAAAAAGTGACTTACTATACAACATTGGCTGGTGCCAAAGCTGCGTGCATGGGCATGGGGTATATGCAAGAGCTGGAAGTTCAGTCATTGCAAGAGTTGCATAAAACACTCACATAG